A region from the Xenopus laevis strain J_2021 chromosome 4S, Xenopus_laevis_v10.1, whole genome shotgun sequence genome encodes:
- the aktip.S gene encoding AKT-interacting protein homolog B isoform X2 — MMNPFWNMPSASVRKRSDNDEKIATADQKISPARSSSAKKQLPSIPKNAVPITKPISPPLSVQSTNGTHASYGPFYLEYSLLAEFTLVVKQKLPGVYVQPSYSSALMWFGVIFIRHGLYQDGVFKFTVYIPDNYPDGECPRLVFDIPVFHPLVDPISGELDVKRAFTKWRRNHNHIWQVLMYARRIFYKIDTTSPLNPEAAVLYEKDVQLFKSKVVDSVKLCNSHLFDKPKIEDPYAIIFSPWNPVLHDDARERMLAQKKSEEQSRGLHVSGLSWVKPGSVLPFSKEENSLQT, encoded by the exons ATGATGAACCCTTTCTGGAACATGCCATCTGCTTCTGTTCGCAAG AGATCTGACAATGATGAGAAGATTGCGACAGCAGACCAAAAGATAAGCCCGGCCCGTTCATCTTCTGCCAAGAAACAGCTTCCTTCTATACCCAAGAATGCAGTTCCTATCACAAAGCCCATATCCCCGCCCCTATCCGTACAGTCCACTAATGGGACCCACGCATCCTATGGTCCTTTTTATCTGGAGTACTCCCTTCTAGCAGAATT CACATTGGTGGTAAAACAGAAGTTGCCTGGTGTTTATGTGCAGCCTTCATATAGCTCAGCAttaa TGTGGTTTGGCGTAATATTTATAAGACACGGACTTTACCAGGATGGTGTATTTAAATTCACAGTTTATATTCCTGATAACTACCCTGATGGCGAATGTCCG CGGCTCGTATTTGATATCCCAGTGTTCCATCCATTAGTTGATCCAATTTCGGGAGAGCTGGATGTTAAACGCGCATTTACAAAATGGAG GAGAAACCATAATCACATATGGCAAGTGCTGATGTATGCACGCAGAATATTCTACAAAATAGACACTACCAGTCCACTGAATCCAGAAGCTGCTGTATT ATATGAGAAGGATGTTCAGCTGTTCAAGAGCAAGGTGGTAGACAGTGTAAAACTATGCAACAGTCACTTGTTTGACAAGCCTAAAATAGAGGATCCCTACGCAATTAT tttctctCCCTGGAACCCAGTACTGCACGATGATGCCAGAGAAAGAATGTTGGCACAAAAA AAGTCAGAAGAACAAAGCAGAGGTCTCCATGTCTCTGGCCTGTCTTGGGTGAAGCCTGGCTCTGTTTTACCCTTCAGCAAAGAGGAGAATTCATTGCAGACCTAG
- the aktip.S gene encoding AKT-interacting protein homolog B isoform X1, giving the protein MMNPFWNMPSASVRKRSDNDEKIATADQKISPARSSSAKKQLPSIPKNAVPITKPISPPLSVQSTNGTHASYGPFYLEYSLLAEFTLVVKQKLPGVYVQPSYSSALMWFGVIFIRHGLYQDGVFKFTVYIPDNYPDGECPRLVFDIPVFHPLVDPISGELDVKRAFTKWRRNHNHIWQVLMYARRIFYKIDTTSPLNPEAAVLYEKDVQLFKSKVVDSVKLCNSHLFDKPKIEDPYAIIFSPWNPVLHDDARERMLAQKKKSEEQSRGLHVSGLSWVKPGSVLPFSKEENSLQT; this is encoded by the exons ATGATGAACCCTTTCTGGAACATGCCATCTGCTTCTGTTCGCAAG AGATCTGACAATGATGAGAAGATTGCGACAGCAGACCAAAAGATAAGCCCGGCCCGTTCATCTTCTGCCAAGAAACAGCTTCCTTCTATACCCAAGAATGCAGTTCCTATCACAAAGCCCATATCCCCGCCCCTATCCGTACAGTCCACTAATGGGACCCACGCATCCTATGGTCCTTTTTATCTGGAGTACTCCCTTCTAGCAGAATT CACATTGGTGGTAAAACAGAAGTTGCCTGGTGTTTATGTGCAGCCTTCATATAGCTCAGCAttaa TGTGGTTTGGCGTAATATTTATAAGACACGGACTTTACCAGGATGGTGTATTTAAATTCACAGTTTATATTCCTGATAACTACCCTGATGGCGAATGTCCG CGGCTCGTATTTGATATCCCAGTGTTCCATCCATTAGTTGATCCAATTTCGGGAGAGCTGGATGTTAAACGCGCATTTACAAAATGGAG GAGAAACCATAATCACATATGGCAAGTGCTGATGTATGCACGCAGAATATTCTACAAAATAGACACTACCAGTCCACTGAATCCAGAAGCTGCTGTATT ATATGAGAAGGATGTTCAGCTGTTCAAGAGCAAGGTGGTAGACAGTGTAAAACTATGCAACAGTCACTTGTTTGACAAGCCTAAAATAGAGGATCCCTACGCAATTAT tttctctCCCTGGAACCCAGTACTGCACGATGATGCCAGAGAAAGAATGTTGGCACAAAAA AAGAAGTCAGAAGAACAAAGCAGAGGTCTCCATGTCTCTGGCCTGTCTTGGGTGAAGCCTGGCTCTGTTTTACCCTTCAGCAAAGAGGAGAATTCATTGCAGACCTAG
- the aktip.S gene encoding AKT-interacting protein homolog B, with product MNPFWNMPSASVRKRSDNDEKIATADQKISPARSSSAKKQLPSIPKNAVPITKPISPPLSVQSTNGTHASYGPFYLEYSLLAEFTLVVKQKLPGVYVQPSYSSALMWFGVIFIRHGLYQDGVFKFTVYIPDNYPDGECPRLVFDIPVFHPLVDPISGELDVKRAFTKWRRNHNHIWQVLMYARRIFYKIDTTSPLNPEAAVLYEKDVQLFKSKVVDSVKLCNSHLFDKPKIEDPYAIIFSPWNPVLHDDARERMLAQKKSEEQSRGLHVSGLSWVKPGSVLPFSKEENSLQT from the exons ATGAACCCTTTCTGGAACATGCCATCTGCTTCTGTTCGCAAG AGATCTGACAATGATGAGAAGATTGCGACAGCAGACCAAAAGATAAGCCCGGCCCGTTCATCTTCTGCCAAGAAACAGCTTCCTTCTATACCCAAGAATGCAGTTCCTATCACAAAGCCCATATCCCCGCCCCTATCCGTACAGTCCACTAATGGGACCCACGCATCCTATGGTCCTTTTTATCTGGAGTACTCCCTTCTAGCAGAATT CACATTGGTGGTAAAACAGAAGTTGCCTGGTGTTTATGTGCAGCCTTCATATAGCTCAGCAttaa TGTGGTTTGGCGTAATATTTATAAGACACGGACTTTACCAGGATGGTGTATTTAAATTCACAGTTTATATTCCTGATAACTACCCTGATGGCGAATGTCCG CGGCTCGTATTTGATATCCCAGTGTTCCATCCATTAGTTGATCCAATTTCGGGAGAGCTGGATGTTAAACGCGCATTTACAAAATGGAG GAGAAACCATAATCACATATGGCAAGTGCTGATGTATGCACGCAGAATATTCTACAAAATAGACACTACCAGTCCACTGAATCCAGAAGCTGCTGTATT ATATGAGAAGGATGTTCAGCTGTTCAAGAGCAAGGTGGTAGACAGTGTAAAACTATGCAACAGTCACTTGTTTGACAAGCCTAAAATAGAGGATCCCTACGCAATTAT tttctctCCCTGGAACCCAGTACTGCACGATGATGCCAGAGAAAGAATGTTGGCACAAAAA AAGTCAGAAGAACAAAGCAGAGGTCTCCATGTCTCTGGCCTGTCTTGGGTGAAGCCTGGCTCTGTTTTACCCTTCAGCAAAGAGGAGAATTCATTGCAGACCTAG